The proteins below come from a single Granulicella sibirica genomic window:
- a CDS encoding prolyl oligopeptidase family serine peptidase translates to MNVRFYHAIVWLGKTAAVMIVVAISCSSGAQTGKKRAITVDDAIRMTRLADPLYFGGAPPGSYSVAQFSPDKMKFVIVLRTADTRTNTNIYKMYLFSVNDVFDQARPNVVCQMSSSSNTPAISEVRWLNDNRRLVFLGARALEPSQVYIIDTSSRRVLQRTHHQSAIDSFDISADGRVVAFSAEPILRDGRSKTDDELIVNGHSLIDVLTDQWQTEEHGRDLFIQTGDGEQRYQIPPGYLIPDPHGTGIWMSPNGTYAAVALTFRRANLSWAQYDDKALRLWGSRAINHDLRDGVGEKEIFILDTKQHELTSAVGAPASFAPEIKWSPDGWTIYMKTFLPPSQSKISEPVEVNLRDRHAHRLTNAEWSAAVSNPAEPSVTVDLEEDPNSPPRIFVASRIDNRRALLIDLNPQFRDLEFGEVRTLTLSIHGVKVVMGLYLPPDYRAGKRYPLVIQTHGFDRDRFSMDGMDEWSTGFAARPLAANGFIVLQTLSLATPEDAAKYQIERSLGRIPGERAREMEKEAYEAGIDTLDAQGFIDRKRVGISGFSISVMFTAFTLTHSNYPFAAAALADGVDEGYFLYVADEERIFDEYNDGSPFTIDGLSHWLKDSPSFSFDKVHTPVRLVARDRTSSVLEMWEWYAALDMQDKPVDFISLRGAAHTMERPSDRCIAMDGLVDWFSFWLQDYEDPSPNKREQYLRWKKLRRLQHASEPMVEPQKSRQNEP, encoded by the coding sequence ATGAATGTCCGCTTTTACCATGCCATTGTATGGTTAGGAAAGACAGCAGCAGTAATGATCGTCGTCGCGATAAGTTGTTCCAGTGGCGCGCAGACAGGAAAGAAAAGGGCGATTACGGTAGATGACGCCATCCGGATGACGCGATTGGCCGATCCGCTGTATTTTGGAGGCGCCCCACCTGGAAGTTATTCCGTGGCGCAATTCTCTCCAGACAAGATGAAGTTTGTGATTGTCTTGCGGACGGCGGATACAAGGACAAATACCAACATCTACAAGATGTATCTGTTTTCTGTAAACGATGTGTTTGACCAGGCCAGACCGAACGTCGTTTGCCAGATGTCATCTTCATCAAATACACCGGCAATATCCGAAGTTAGATGGCTTAACGACAATCGCCGGTTAGTCTTCCTTGGGGCAAGAGCGCTAGAACCATCCCAAGTGTACATAATCGACACTAGTAGCCGCCGAGTTCTGCAACGAACTCATCATCAGTCGGCGATTGATTCGTTCGATATCTCTGCCGATGGGCGGGTGGTGGCTTTTTCTGCGGAGCCTATATTGAGAGATGGAAGGTCCAAGACAGATGATGAGTTGATTGTAAACGGACATAGTTTGATTGATGTATTGACCGATCAGTGGCAGACAGAGGAACATGGGCGGGATCTCTTTATCCAGACCGGAGATGGCGAGCAGCGTTACCAGATTCCACCTGGCTATCTCATACCGGACCCACATGGCACTGGAATATGGATGTCACCGAATGGAACATACGCCGCGGTAGCGCTGACATTCCGTCGAGCGAATCTGTCATGGGCTCAGTACGATGATAAGGCTTTGCGGTTGTGGGGAAGTAGAGCAATCAACCATGATTTGCGTGATGGTGTGGGAGAGAAGGAGATATTCATTCTCGATACGAAGCAGCATGAGCTGACCTCAGCAGTAGGTGCACCAGCATCATTCGCTCCCGAGATAAAATGGTCACCCGACGGATGGACAATTTACATGAAGACGTTTTTGCCCCCGTCTCAATCGAAAATATCTGAGCCGGTGGAGGTTAACCTGCGAGACCGCCATGCCCATCGATTAACCAATGCTGAGTGGAGTGCGGCTGTTTCGAATCCGGCCGAGCCCAGCGTGACAGTTGATCTGGAAGAGGACCCCAATTCGCCGCCGCGTATCTTTGTGGCTTCGAGGATCGATAACCGCAGAGCATTGCTCATAGATCTCAACCCTCAATTCCGTGATCTTGAATTTGGGGAGGTCAGGACTCTGACGCTTTCGATTCATGGTGTAAAAGTGGTTATGGGGCTATATTTACCTCCTGACTACCGGGCAGGAAAGCGTTATCCTCTCGTGATTCAAACCCACGGCTTCGACCGCGATCGTTTTTCGATGGACGGCATGGACGAATGGAGCACGGGTTTTGCTGCTCGCCCGCTTGCAGCCAATGGGTTTATAGTCCTTCAAACATTAAGTCTCGCTACGCCTGAAGATGCTGCCAAATATCAAATAGAGCGGAGCTTAGGGCGAATCCCAGGGGAGCGTGCGCGGGAGATGGAGAAAGAAGCCTATGAGGCCGGAATCGATACGCTCGACGCTCAGGGCTTCATTGATCGGAAGCGCGTAGGGATTAGCGGGTTCAGTATAAGCGTGATGTTTACAGCTTTCACTCTAACGCATAGTAACTATCCTTTCGCCGCGGCGGCGCTTGCAGACGGAGTCGATGAAGGCTATTTCCTGTATGTCGCAGATGAAGAACGCATTTTTGATGAGTATAACGATGGGAGTCCATTTACCATCGATGGCCTCAGTCATTGGCTCAAAGATTCTCCAAGCTTCAGTTTCGACAAGGTACACACACCAGTCCGGCTAGTCGCTCGCGACAGAACATCATCTGTCCTGGAGATGTGGGAGTGGTACGCCGCCTTGGATATGCAAGATAAGCCTGTTGATTTCATTAGCCTGCGAGGCGCTGCTCACACGATGGAAAGGCCATCCGACCGATGTATTGCCATGGACGGCCTCGTGGATTGGTTTTCATTTTGGCTGCAAGATTATGAAGATCCATCTCCGAATAAGCGTGAGCAGTATTTGCGATGGAAGAAGTTGCGACGATTACAACATGCTTCAGAGCCAATGGTCGAGCCGCAGAAATCCCGTCAAAATGAACCATAG
- a CDS encoding asparagine synthetase B family protein, translating to MSIIFGVRKSEEDLVTEQDLLHLGHTTDRYALDGTSVHSRGRVGMGFQPYHTHERSRLECGPSSDNDTGNMLGFDGRLDNHKELCSLLNIAVPQASDSVIVLAAFARWGESCFARLTGDWALALWCHNDRALYLARDHAGSRTLYYEITKDTLLWTSHLETFFADTPSRTLDETYAAGYLACLPTGNLTPYRGIRSVPPAHYLRFRDDNLLCQPHWTWMVREQISYRSDVEYDEHFLSLFKQSIKRRTIPGAPVIAQLSGGVDSTAIVCVSDAIRREQGVCPEDLLDTISFYDDSEPTWDEKPYFMLVERQRGKVGHHVPASFLKHTYKPHEGTSGIYRLPGQDSYTIEAERDLYQLTEANGYRVVLSGIGGDEVLGGVPNALPELSDLLMCGDLRALCQRSFAWSLPTRKPLIRLIAETIAFTYETYRGDRMAETTAPPWLNPSQLTSLLNQGTNISDTRSLGLRPSAICNGATWWTILDTLPHLSFTLLPSCEYRYPYLDKDLVDFLFRIPRTQIIQPGRRRLLMRRALKGIVPSEVLERPRKAYLLRGPLSSLQHAEAPIRNLFRAPRIAGLGLVNLPNLNLALETLLKGADTCNFRSLTRAIALELWLRSIDNASGPIIAAA from the coding sequence ATGAGCATTATATTCGGAGTTCGCAAGTCGGAAGAAGATCTCGTCACTGAACAAGATCTCCTGCACCTAGGCCATACTACGGACCGCTACGCGCTGGATGGAACGTCGGTGCATAGCCGGGGCAGGGTGGGAATGGGCTTTCAGCCATACCACACTCACGAGAGGTCACGGCTCGAGTGTGGCCCATCTAGCGACAACGATACCGGCAATATGCTGGGCTTCGATGGACGACTAGATAACCATAAAGAGCTCTGCTCTCTGTTGAATATAGCGGTTCCCCAGGCGTCCGATTCCGTCATCGTGCTTGCCGCATTCGCCCGTTGGGGAGAGTCTTGTTTCGCGCGTCTCACCGGCGATTGGGCTTTGGCGCTCTGGTGTCACAATGATCGAGCGCTGTATCTTGCCCGAGATCACGCGGGTTCGCGCACGCTCTATTACGAGATCACGAAAGACACACTGTTGTGGACCAGCCACTTGGAAACATTCTTCGCCGACACCCCATCACGCACGCTGGATGAAACCTACGCAGCAGGCTATCTCGCGTGCCTGCCCACCGGAAACTTAACTCCCTATCGTGGAATTAGGTCTGTCCCACCAGCCCATTATCTAAGGTTTAGGGATGACAATCTCCTATGCCAGCCGCATTGGACCTGGATGGTGCGGGAGCAGATTTCCTATCGCAGCGACGTCGAGTACGACGAACACTTCCTCTCGCTGTTCAAGCAGTCTATCAAGCGGCGAACGATCCCAGGCGCACCTGTCATAGCCCAACTGAGTGGCGGGGTGGACTCTACGGCCATTGTTTGCGTGTCGGACGCCATCCGGCGTGAACAGGGTGTTTGTCCGGAAGATCTCCTCGATACGATCTCTTTTTATGATGACTCCGAACCAACCTGGGACGAGAAGCCATATTTTATGCTCGTAGAACGCCAACGCGGGAAGGTCGGTCATCATGTGCCGGCGTCCTTCTTGAAGCACACGTACAAACCTCATGAGGGTACCTCGGGCATTTATCGCTTGCCCGGCCAGGACAGCTACACGATTGAAGCGGAACGTGACCTTTATCAGCTAACCGAGGCTAATGGGTATCGGGTGGTCCTGTCGGGCATCGGTGGGGATGAGGTATTGGGCGGTGTTCCAAACGCTCTCCCGGAACTCTCCGATCTGCTCATGTGCGGAGACCTCCGAGCCCTGTGTCAACGATCATTTGCATGGAGCCTTCCAACACGCAAGCCACTCATCCGTTTGATCGCCGAGACTATTGCATTTACTTATGAAACCTACCGCGGAGATCGTATGGCGGAGACGACCGCACCTCCCTGGTTAAATCCTTCACAGCTAACTTCGTTATTAAACCAGGGAACGAACATCTCCGATACACGTTCTTTAGGACTGCGGCCCAGTGCGATCTGTAACGGTGCCACATGGTGGACAATTCTGGACACGCTTCCCCATCTATCCTTCACCCTTCTGCCGTCCTGCGAGTACCGCTATCCCTACTTGGACAAGGACCTTGTAGACTTTTTATTCAGGATTCCGCGCACACAGATCATTCAACCAGGGCGTCGGCGGTTGTTGATGCGCAGGGCATTGAAGGGGATCGTCCCTTCTGAAGTGCTGGAACGACCCCGCAAGGCATATTTGCTGCGAGGGCCATTGTCATCACTCCAACATGCCGAAGCTCCTATCAGGAATCTCTTCCGTGCGCCACGCATCGCAGGTCTTGGTCTCGTCAATTTACCGAACCTGAACCTTGCACTTGAAACACTGCTGAAGGGCGCAGATACCTGCAATTTCCGCTCGCTTACGCGAGCCATCGCCTTGGAGTTGTGGCTTCGCAGCATTGACAACGCTTCTGGTCCGATAATCGCGGCAGCCTAA
- a CDS encoding lasso peptide biosynthesis B2 protein encodes MKRYVLESWLLLLFFEFVMRFRAIKTLHRIVHACIVEPKEMAEGPSSDVLCRAMDYACVLYFKQVLCLQRSSATTLLLRRHGWRAEMVIGAQIRPLRSHAWVEINGTVVNDRPYMLDIYQVLERC; translated from the coding sequence ATGAAACGCTACGTGCTGGAAAGCTGGCTGCTTCTATTGTTCTTTGAATTCGTTATGCGCTTCCGGGCGATCAAAACGCTCCATCGCATCGTGCATGCGTGCATAGTAGAGCCCAAGGAGATGGCGGAAGGACCTTCTAGTGATGTCCTCTGTAGAGCAATGGATTACGCATGTGTCCTCTATTTCAAGCAGGTCCTATGCCTTCAGCGCTCTTCGGCAACCACATTGCTGCTGCGCCGTCACGGATGGCGGGCGGAGATGGTAATCGGGGCACAGATACGGCCCTTACGGTCCCACGCGTGGGTGGAGATTAATGGAACGGTGGTTAATGACAGGCCCTACATGCTGGACATCTACCAGGTACTAGAACGCTGCTGA
- a CDS encoding prolyl oligopeptidase family serine peptidase has product MPVSKLSMPGVEEVLHGVTVSDPYRWLEDRRLPETEAWILKQQKLCTEYFERVPGLDALRERVRSYLDVDTIEQPLRIKDRYFYLRHEKGEEQKSICVRYGRTGEERRLIDPSKYDPFASVRIHRVSQDGKMLAYELRHGGEDRCSIHILDIETTTILPDQLESGYPRGFAFTPTNDGFYYCHDTGEGRNHSIRLHRFGEATAEEVLLEVPRSPGSRLVLVADESRLGAIWIHQHANTEKLIDFTISSATHTLAWRTVFSGKPHPFHPLLCSGRIFVSTQNQYGNTRVIELAEDGRELRELIPARSLPLRQFAIAHTRIYAGYVDDGIEEVFAWDFRGQFLGRLNLPNDGTIQIYETPYQDADDFFYTYESFSRPPEIFEYSALTDSSTVWHPSTTLTERVSYHIGRVSYLSRDETEIPLTLVASDGVSLHGPAPVIMTSYGGFGISVTPHFSILATIMMEFGAIFALPHIRGGSEFGVQWHDSARARNRQKAFDDFLAAAEFLCDRDITTPGRLAIFGGSNSGLLVGAALTQRPDLFGAVLCIAPLLDMVRYESFNGAARWRREYGTVQDADDFHALYAYSPYHRVQEDVDYPPVMFVSGDKDDRCNPAHVRKMAARLQYRDAQRSAVIVDYGEERGHTPVLPLSVRIDALVRRMAFLAKQLNITLLKRETA; this is encoded by the coding sequence ATGCCGGTAAGCAAGCTTTCCATGCCTGGTGTCGAAGAGGTCCTTCACGGCGTTACCGTTTCCGACCCTTATCGCTGGCTCGAAGATCGACGCCTCCCTGAGACAGAGGCTTGGATCCTGAAGCAGCAGAAGCTCTGCACAGAGTATTTCGAACGCGTCCCCGGACTCGACGCGTTGCGGGAGCGGGTCCGCTCATATCTCGATGTGGATACCATCGAACAGCCTTTGCGAATCAAGGATCGCTACTTCTACCTCAGGCATGAAAAAGGAGAAGAACAGAAGTCGATTTGCGTGCGATACGGAAGAACCGGTGAGGAACGACGACTGATCGATCCGTCAAAGTATGATCCGTTCGCCTCCGTCCGTATCCACCGTGTTTCACAAGACGGTAAAATGCTTGCGTATGAGCTCAGGCATGGAGGCGAGGACCGGTGCTCGATTCATATCCTCGACATCGAGACAACCACTATCCTCCCTGACCAACTGGAAAGTGGCTATCCCCGCGGATTCGCATTTACCCCCACAAACGATGGCTTCTACTATTGTCACGACACCGGTGAGGGCAGAAACCACTCGATTCGGCTACATCGATTCGGAGAAGCTACCGCGGAGGAAGTTCTCCTTGAAGTCCCACGTTCTCCAGGGAGCCGTCTGGTACTTGTGGCGGACGAGTCACGTCTGGGTGCGATCTGGATTCATCAGCACGCCAACACAGAGAAACTTATTGATTTCACCATTTCATCAGCAACGCACACACTGGCATGGAGAACAGTTTTCTCTGGCAAGCCGCATCCATTCCATCCTCTACTCTGCAGCGGAAGAATCTTTGTTTCGACCCAGAATCAATATGGCAACACCAGAGTGATAGAGCTAGCCGAGGATGGTCGCGAACTGCGGGAATTGATTCCCGCGCGTTCGTTACCTCTCCGGCAGTTTGCCATAGCCCACACTCGCATCTACGCCGGATATGTTGATGACGGAATAGAGGAGGTATTTGCATGGGATTTCAGAGGGCAATTTCTCGGAAGACTAAATCTTCCGAACGATGGCACCATACAGATTTATGAGACCCCTTATCAGGACGCGGACGATTTCTTCTATACCTACGAATCTTTTAGCCGTCCTCCTGAGATCTTCGAATATTCCGCCCTTACGGATAGCTCCACGGTGTGGCATCCATCCACGACCCTTACCGAACGGGTTTCTTACCACATAGGGCGCGTCTCCTATCTGTCAAGGGACGAAACCGAGATCCCACTCACGCTCGTGGCGTCCGACGGTGTAAGCCTGCACGGCCCTGCTCCAGTCATCATGACTAGTTATGGCGGATTTGGTATCTCAGTCACCCCCCACTTTTCCATCTTAGCCACCATCATGATGGAGTTTGGCGCTATCTTTGCGCTACCGCATATCCGTGGCGGAAGTGAATTCGGCGTGCAGTGGCATGACTCAGCCCGTGCACGTAATCGCCAGAAGGCTTTCGACGACTTTCTCGCGGCCGCCGAGTTTCTGTGCGACCGGGACATCACGACACCCGGCAGGCTTGCTATCTTTGGTGGATCGAACTCTGGATTACTCGTTGGTGCTGCGCTAACTCAACGTCCGGATCTCTTCGGAGCCGTTCTCTGCATTGCTCCGTTGCTCGATATGGTTCGATATGAATCGTTCAACGGCGCGGCTAGGTGGCGACGCGAATATGGAACGGTACAGGATGCGGACGACTTCCATGCGCTTTACGCCTATTCTCCCTACCACCGCGTCCAGGAGGATGTCGACTATCCTCCCGTAATGTTCGTCTCGGGTGATAAGGATGATCGCTGTAATCCAGCTCACGTGCGAAAAATGGCTGCTCGTCTCCAGTATCGTGACGCCCAGCGTTCGGCAGTCATCGTGGACTATGGTGAAGAGCGCGGACATACCCCGGTCCTTCCGCTTTCTGTCCGCATCGACGCACTTGTTCGCAGAATGGCCTTTCTCGCAAAGCAGCTGAACATCACACTTTTGAAACGGGAGACCGCATGA
- a CDS encoding phosphotransferase: MPDFLTYRLALILPRPRALLVASIDGVFVLPQISISRWERVAQQLTRSIQENWGLGAILLDVVDEDCPDTPCAVVEVRNSLLSYSASLAAVDLDEINGQALKLTEREVIRSLLNGRNIGRGPFSRIGWLEDVQDWIRQCVTDQATYFDENVRQLNASGSFALVRFPMHAGPAYWLKATGTPNIHELYITVCLAQISPSFLPPLLGVRTEWNAWITQEAGYPLDDVPTLSNFKTAVRSLAELQMETLNCTDMLTRAGALDHCVPVLRSRVDQVMNYLMAVMPRQTSTRAPRLEEHRLRQLGIILRDAFDRLEALEIPDTLIHNDLNPGNILLDGCRCRFTDWAEAYVGNPFLSLQLFLVIAEKRAPNHEGEFWRKQLSEAYCDMWSKLLNGSQIARACSLIPLLSVYSCLHGRGDWFGSERSKTPPFEAYARCLARHMDRAAQSPEFLGALCR, encoded by the coding sequence ATGCCGGATTTCCTAACCTATCGTTTAGCTTTGATATTGCCTCGACCGCGTGCCCTACTAGTCGCTTCGATCGATGGAGTCTTCGTGCTACCTCAAATATCTATCTCACGGTGGGAACGTGTAGCCCAACAATTGACTCGAAGCATTCAAGAGAATTGGGGTTTAGGAGCAATACTCCTTGATGTAGTAGATGAAGATTGTCCTGATACCCCTTGTGCTGTAGTTGAGGTCAGGAATTCGCTCCTCTCCTATTCAGCGAGTCTAGCGGCAGTAGACCTTGACGAAATCAACGGCCAAGCATTGAAGCTCACGGAGCGAGAGGTAATTCGTTCTCTACTCAATGGCCGCAACATTGGACGTGGGCCATTTTCACGGATCGGATGGCTTGAGGATGTGCAGGACTGGATTCGTCAATGTGTAACCGATCAGGCGACTTATTTTGACGAAAATGTCAGACAGCTTAATGCGAGCGGCAGCTTCGCGCTGGTCCGTTTTCCGATGCATGCTGGTCCAGCATATTGGTTGAAAGCCACGGGCACACCGAACATCCATGAGCTATACATCACTGTTTGTTTAGCACAGATCTCCCCATCGTTTCTTCCACCGCTGCTCGGCGTGCGCACCGAGTGGAATGCGTGGATAACACAGGAAGCGGGTTACCCGCTGGATGACGTACCTACTTTGTCAAACTTCAAGACAGCGGTACGCTCTCTCGCGGAACTGCAAATGGAGACTCTCAACTGTACCGACATGCTCACCAGGGCTGGAGCCCTCGACCATTGCGTACCAGTGCTTCGATCCCGAGTCGATCAGGTGATGAACTACCTAATGGCGGTCATGCCACGTCAGACCTCTACACGTGCGCCGCGGCTCGAAGAGCACAGACTCCGACAACTAGGAATCATCCTTCGGGATGCGTTCGATAGGCTGGAGGCATTGGAGATTCCCGATACTCTCATCCATAACGACCTCAATCCAGGAAATATTCTTTTGGACGGCTGTCGGTGTCGCTTCACAGATTGGGCCGAAGCCTACGTTGGTAACCCGTTTCTATCTCTTCAACTCTTTCTCGTGATTGCTGAAAAACGCGCACCAAATCATGAAGGGGAGTTCTGGAGAAAACAGCTCAGTGAGGCCTATTGCGATATGTGGAGCAAGCTACTTAACGGCTCTCAAATCGCGCGGGCTTGCTCTCTGATTCCTCTTCTCTCCGTCTATTCCTGCCTGCATGGAAGGGGCGATTGGTTCGGGTCCGAGAGGAGTAAGACGCCCCCCTTTGAGGCTTATGCACGCTGCCTCGCACGCCACATGGATCGCGCAGCACAGAGTCCGGAGTTCCTGGGTGCGCTATGCCGGTAA
- a CDS encoding PqqD family protein, with translation MVAVAPNLKSISDPDGAVVFDILRDTFIALNMTGAYVWTRLEKGQLVDAIVNELARDTGSDPHEVAADVAEFMEQLMIRHLIVSPPDGNRSSRL, from the coding sequence ATGGTAGCCGTGGCTCCCAACCTCAAATCAATTTCAGATCCAGATGGAGCTGTTGTTTTCGATATTCTTCGCGACACCTTTATCGCATTGAATATGACTGGTGCATATGTGTGGACGCGATTGGAAAAAGGCCAGCTAGTGGATGCGATTGTGAACGAGTTAGCTCGAGATACGGGATCAGATCCACATGAAGTTGCCGCTGACGTTGCTGAATTTATGGAGCAATTGATGATAAGACATCTCATCGTCTCACCACCGGATGGAAACCGCAGTTCGAGGTTGTAA
- a CDS encoding helix-turn-helix domain-containing protein, producing MSNRVPEELSPIEKQAIARIRALRFSPEEDLSSVLQNPARAMHNIILTFHGHVKLRMAPIANELGVEMRTLERAFNVEIGKTMLQCQIDARLGLAHSLLSMIPPTKLSVIANLLGYDEVRDFARFFHKHMHETPSAWGRREREKTKKQERLASGVREPI from the coding sequence GTGTCGAACCGCGTACCAGAAGAACTCTCCCCAATAGAGAAGCAAGCGATTGCGCGCATTCGCGCTCTCAGGTTTTCGCCTGAAGAGGATCTGTCTTCGGTCCTGCAGAATCCCGCTCGCGCGATGCACAACATCATCCTTACCTTTCACGGCCACGTGAAATTGCGTATGGCTCCGATCGCGAATGAACTGGGTGTGGAGATGCGAACATTGGAGCGGGCGTTCAATGTAGAGATCGGGAAGACAATGCTCCAATGCCAAATCGATGCACGCCTCGGTCTCGCACACTCGCTTCTCAGTATGATTCCACCGACCAAGTTGAGTGTGATTGCCAACCTGCTCGGCTACGATGAGGTGCGGGATTTCGCGCGGTTCTTCCACAAGCACATGCATGAAACACCGTCGGCTTGGGGCCGCCGCGAGCGTGAGAAGACCAAGAAGCAGGAGCGTCTGGCTTCCGGCGTGCGAGAGCCGATCTAG
- a CDS encoding ABC transporter ATP-binding protein produces MLGSQPTKTVLNPAETTVGDSQWLLGWLRPHATLVGFGLVTAIFAGAIATLDPLLMKYLIDTTLPHRRLSDSLLTVVSLALCFVGRSALNGGSGLVSFRVAQLLAQDLRVEIIAHMTRLSADWHERTMVGEKLSRIDQDVLQISQIGAEMANVVVRSVVFFFVNLAIMFVLNWKMTIVTLPLPPLFIWVRSRFRGVIQERADQAQIEIGVASGALVEHLGAVPQIQLLGAEEDRIGRTVDAWARVMRAQWAQRRTEILFSISVTSVLAIAILLVLGFGIHEYSLDLLTLGGLVAFYTYVTRIFEPVSTALELYSRAQRMLASVRRVRTILSTEPTVPDQGKITEIRLPLSTGVHCDLVSFAYRSNENVLHRVSLQIGDRENVAIVGRSGSGKSTLSKLLARIVDPTAGAVLIDGRPAFEYSLRALRQTICYVPQHPVLFSGTIRDNLLMANRNATDSMLQRVIDIAQLSSVLFRLPRGLDTIVGPEAVGLSGGERQRLAIARALLRNSSILILDESTSALDLPTEQALLQAVADYCKDTALVLISHRLRSLTWVDRVILLEGGHVLAEGTHTLLYKGSKLYQALYDNETEDG; encoded by the coding sequence ATGTTAGGAAGTCAACCAACCAAAACGGTCCTCAACCCCGCCGAAACAACTGTCGGGGATTCTCAATGGCTCCTTGGCTGGTTGCGCCCACATGCAACACTAGTGGGCTTTGGGCTAGTCACGGCGATCTTCGCCGGCGCAATTGCAACGCTCGATCCACTCCTGATGAAATATTTGATCGATACGACATTGCCACATAGGAGGCTTTCCGATTCGCTCCTGACAGTCGTGTCCCTGGCTCTATGCTTTGTCGGGCGGTCTGCCCTGAATGGAGGAAGCGGACTCGTCAGTTTTCGGGTCGCGCAGCTGCTCGCGCAGGATCTTCGCGTGGAGATCATCGCACATATGACACGCTTGTCCGCCGACTGGCATGAACGGACCATGGTAGGAGAAAAGCTGAGTCGGATCGATCAGGATGTGCTCCAGATTTCGCAGATCGGAGCTGAGATGGCTAATGTTGTCGTTCGGAGCGTCGTCTTCTTTTTCGTAAATTTGGCCATCATGTTCGTACTTAACTGGAAAATGACGATCGTGACGCTTCCTCTCCCGCCGCTATTCATCTGGGTTCGCTCAAGATTCCGCGGAGTGATTCAAGAGCGAGCGGACCAGGCCCAGATCGAGATAGGGGTCGCGTCTGGTGCTCTCGTAGAGCACCTAGGGGCCGTGCCGCAGATCCAGTTGCTTGGCGCCGAGGAGGATCGGATTGGACGGACTGTCGACGCGTGGGCTCGCGTGATGAGGGCGCAATGGGCTCAGCGACGAACGGAGATTCTGTTCAGTATCTCCGTAACGAGTGTGCTAGCCATCGCCATTCTTCTGGTCCTCGGTTTCGGAATACACGAATACTCTCTTGACCTCCTAACATTAGGCGGCCTCGTGGCGTTCTACACCTATGTCACCCGCATCTTCGAGCCGGTATCTACAGCTCTGGAACTTTACTCGAGGGCGCAGCGCATGCTGGCCAGCGTTCGGCGCGTGCGAACTATCCTTTCTACTGAGCCAACAGTGCCTGACCAGGGCAAAATTACAGAGATCAGGCTGCCGCTATCGACAGGCGTGCATTGCGACTTGGTGTCCTTTGCGTATAGATCGAATGAAAATGTGTTGCACCGGGTCTCACTGCAAATCGGAGATCGCGAAAACGTGGCCATTGTCGGCCGGAGCGGCTCCGGAAAATCAACCCTCTCAAAGCTGCTCGCCCGCATCGTGGATCCAACGGCCGGAGCGGTTCTGATTGATGGTCGTCCAGCATTTGAATATTCGTTGCGCGCTCTCCGTCAGACAATCTGCTATGTGCCACAACATCCAGTCCTGTTTTCGGGAACGATTAGAGATAACTTGCTGATGGCCAATCGAAATGCCACGGACAGCATGCTCCAACGGGTGATCGACATTGCTCAGTTGAGCTCCGTCCTGTTTCGTTTACCGAGGGGCCTGGACACGATCGTTGGCCCTGAGGCCGTCGGGCTTTCCGGAGGAGAACGTCAAAGGCTTGCGATTGCAAGAGCGCTGTTGCGAAACTCATCGATCCTCATACTGGACGAATCCACATCAGCGCTTGATCTTCCCACGGAACAAGCTCTCCTACAGGCGGTCGCTGATTACTGCAAAGATACGGCGCTGGTGTTGATCTCCCATCGCTTGCGTTCCTTGACCTGGGTAGATCGTGTCATCCTTCTCGAAGGCGGCCATGTACTGGCGGAGGGGACTCACACTTTGCTTTACAAGGGCTCTAAGCTCTATCAGGCTCTATACGACAACGAGACTGAAGACGGGTAG